From the genome of Seriola aureovittata isolate HTS-2021-v1 ecotype China chromosome 18, ASM2101889v1, whole genome shotgun sequence:
gtgtatacacagaAAGTATAGATACATGCAATtaatagacaaaacaaacaaactcatgtTGGATTCCCTAGCCTCACAAGAGACAAGACAAAGCAGAAATAGTtggttgtgtttcttttttgatCTTTacaatgtgtgtgcatgtatgccTGTCCACCAGCtatgtggcagcagcagtggccTTGGACCAGGAGACAAATGGAGGTGTGAGGAAGTTTGAGGTTTGCGATAACATCGATCTGGAGATGGTGCTGATGGAGTATGAGAGTTATCACTATGTCAAGTTCCAGAAATATCCCAAACTTATCAGAAGAACAGTAGAGCCAGGTATATGACCACTACTAAATCACTGAGCAACATACTCAATGGGACAAATGTGCTGCTAAATTCTGAATTATTGGGATGTGCTTGTTAATTCTCAGTGATAGTTTGTCAGTATtgtctgttgtatttctgtttttttctggtcaAGGTGAAAATAGAATTGCAAAAAGTGGAGTAAAGAGGTAAGAATGTACAGCTCTCacacctttattttattttatgttcaaAACATAATAGTCGTACCTTTTCCTTCATGCTGATGGTatatctgtgtctctctttgtccCTCAGGAGCCCTTGTTCAGCTGTGAAGCCTCTTCCCAAAATCAATCCGTCCCAGAGGCCACAGTCTGGAAACGGAGCAAAGAAGGCAGCCGCCAGTgtaaatacacatatacagcatTAAGCACatgacaaaacaatcaaaataagTATATAAGATAAAAAGTGATTATTCTTACAACCTGATGACTGCGTATCATCTGCCAGGAGAATGGTTCGTCTGTTCCTTCAGAGTCATCAGAGTTTGGTCTCAGTGTTTCATCCATTAAAAATGGACCAGCAGGGGAAGTAGCGACAATCAGGAAGGTACTGGGGAAGTTATTGATggttatttttaaaagatatttctttatttggatTTCAGACATTATTAATGCTATGGTTTTTCACCATGATCACCcacatttgttattgttttattgtttcactaaaaattatatttgtatCTCTTGCTTCCAAATCTCTCATAAATAGAACACCATTCCTCTTTTTATTGCAAATTACAATTTGAAACTGAATCGCTAGTGCCTGTTTTGTTCTTATTCTGCATGTGTTCACCTACATGTGTCAGAAAAtcatgtattttctattttaggGACAGGTGACTGATGGTAAGGGTTTAATCCAGGATGCTGTCAAAGGATCTGGTATTGACTCAGACCACATGGTAATTACACTGGAGTGTCTgaacactgaaaaaacaaaaatagtaaCAATCctaatgaaaacatgcaaaaatactttttgtttttgttgtatgttttttttaaatggcgcAAAATACTCAAGaactttttttatgttgtttttgcaggAACGGCTGCTGAAGCCCCTCAGTGGCTTTTCTGGAATGAGTGGCGAAATGACAGAACTGGCTGCAATCATCAGCAGGGTACTGCACACACTCAAAGGCTATACAgtatacactgaacaaaaacaaacttgtaaAGGAGCTGAATATAttctaaaaatgtgaaagtatcCTTTAAGTGATTTTAATGATACCAAATATGTCCACTAGAGAGCAGTGAGAGCTTTGTTGTGAATGAATTGATCTGTTGTATTAATGAAGGCCCAGGTTCGATCTATTTCCCTTATCTGATGTTTCATTCTAAAGGACACCTATTTACGCAAGCCTAATCGCAccaagaggtgtgtgtgtgtgtgtgtgtgtgtgtgtgtgtgtgtgtgtgtgtgtgtgtgtgtgtgtccatttccAGCTGATATCTTCCACATGCAATccttcactctgtgtgtttgtgtgtgtgttcaccccTAAAGGACATCTATTTGCACAGCCCCAACGTGCGATGGGAGGACATTGTCAGCCTGGAGGACGCCAAGCGATTAGTCAAAGAGGCCGTCGTCTATCCCATTAAGGTGCGTCCGCTGCCCAAGCATGCTGGTATTTCAGCACCGGTCACCCATCTTCGATTCTGAATACATCTCCTTTAAAGGGCTTAAAGAGAAGGAGGGCAGCGGGGTCAGGCCAGTTTGTTAGGCTGACATTAAATCTATATCTGGAATAATATggtaacacacatacacagatggaTAGATAGGCAGGGAGGGAAGCAAACGCACATGGAATGCCATGAAGAATTTATATACAAAgctacattaacacacatttgcCTCTGCATACAGAAAAttctcaaacaaataaaagcaggcATGCAACCACATTagtacacagacagaaaatacatacacacacttctatCATCATCACCCAGACCTCTCTCATGGATATGATGACAACAAATCAGGTTGTCTGCATCCTCTTGACATTTACAGACGGAGATTAGGACGGATGTGTCTATCTTCTCTTCTGTTGGCCTGTTTTATTGAATAACACCGTTCCCCCACCTTCCCACAATCCCTAACTTCTGTCTCCATTATTATTCATTCTCTGAGGTATAAGGTCAGTTAGGTGATTTGAGTCAGCCCCTGTTTGCCACCTAAAATTCAAACTGATTTGTGATATGTTGTATTTGCAGCACTGATTCAGCCATACATCAGCCTAATCTGTTTCCTTTGCACACAGCTCAGCTTCTTAATGGTctgcagaaaatggaaatacatgtTACGTTGCTAGAAGTTGGTAATAATTTCAGAGCTATAAATGctttttatattgaaatataaGATGATTTGCTAAAGGTTTGTGTCTATGCTATTGTCATTTTCATAGATTCACTCACTGCACTCACTTATCACCCCCTCTTTTCCTGccttctctgccttttttctttcctttactaAATTTATTCTCCCCTCTGTCCCTTTTATCTTCCCCTCTTCCGTCTTTACAGTACCCACAACTGTTTACAGGCATTCTGTCTCCATGGAAGGGCTTGCTGCTCTATGGCCCCCCAGGTAAGACCTCCAGTGCTGTATTCCTTCTTCAGGTTCCctgaaggaggaaaaacatgttgttttcttgctgttCATTGTGTCCTACTACGAAGAATTTTAGGTCCAACATTTTGGAAATTTACCTGACATGTAGTCTTGTGACCATCTggctcacatacacacaggcacaggtaAGACGCTTCTGGCCAAGGCCGTGGCCACAGAATGTAAGACGACCTTCTTCAACATCTCAGCCTCGAGCATCGTCAGCAAGTGGAGGGGAGACTCCGAGAAACTGGTCAGGGTAGGTTGCTGttcaacacataaaacagatcaaatacaacaaataagaaaaaaacaagtttacaCAGTCTCctgtactttttt
Proteins encoded in this window:
- the katnal2 gene encoding katanin p60 ATPase-containing subunit A-like 2 isoform X3 — encoded protein: MRRKSLLILIYHHLLGQGYVAAAVALDQETNGGVRKFEVCDNIDLEMVLMEYESYHYVKFQKYPKLIRRTVEPGENRIAKSGVKRSPCSAVKPLPKINPSQRPQSGNGAKKAAASENGSSVPSESSEFGLSVSSIKNGPAGEVATIRKGQVTDGKGLIQDAVKGSGIDSDHMERLLKPLSGFSGMSGEMTELAAIISRDIYLHSPNVRWEDIVSLEDAKRLVKEAVVYPIKYPQLFTGILSPWKGLLLYGPPGTGKTLLAKAVATECKTTFFNISASSIVSKWRGDSEKLVRVLFELARYHAPSTIFLDELESVMGQRGTSMGGEHEGSRRMKTELLVQMDGLAKSEDLVFVLAASNLPWELDHAMLRRLEKRILVSLPQSPARQAMISHWLPPLNSTGGVELRTELDYETLAKGMEGYSGSDIRLVCKEAAMRPVRKIFDALESHQDEDTDLPTIQLETVTTADFLEVLAHTKPSARNLMDRYTAWEREYESV
- the katnal2 gene encoding katanin p60 ATPase-containing subunit A-like 2 isoform X2, translating into MMELSYQSMKIAHQAREADELRTEMRRKSLLILIYHHLLGQGYVAAAVALDQETNGGVRKFEVCDNIDLEMVLMEYESYHYVKFQKYPKLIRRTVEPGENRIAKSGVKRSPCSAVKPLPKINPSQRPQSGNGAKKAAASENGSSVPSESSEFGLSVSSIKNGPAGEVATIRKGQVTDGKGLIQDAVKGSGIDSDHMERLLKPLSGFSGMSGEMTELAAIISRDIYLHSPNVRWEDIVSLEDAKRLVKEAVVYPIKYPQLFTGILSPWKGLLLYGPPGTGKTLLAKAVATECKTTFFNISASSIVSKWRGDSEKLVRVLFELARYHAPSTIFLDELESVMGQRGTSMGGEHEGSRRMKTELLVQMDGLAKSEDLVFVLAASNLPWELDHAMLRRLEKRILVSLPQSPARQAMISHWLPPLNSTGGVELRTELDYETLAKGMEGYSGSDIRLVCKEAAMRPVRKIFDALESHQDDTDLPTIQLETVTTADFLEVLAHTKPSARNLMDRYTAWEREYESV
- the katnal2 gene encoding katanin p60 ATPase-containing subunit A-like 2 isoform X1, producing MMELSYQSMKIAHQAREADELRTEMRRKSLLILIYHHLLGQGYVAAAVALDQETNGGVRKFEVCDNIDLEMVLMEYESYHYVKFQKYPKLIRRTVEPGENRIAKSGVKRSPCSAVKPLPKINPSQRPQSGNGAKKAAASENGSSVPSESSEFGLSVSSIKNGPAGEVATIRKGQVTDGKGLIQDAVKGSGIDSDHMERLLKPLSGFSGMSGEMTELAAIISRDIYLHSPNVRWEDIVSLEDAKRLVKEAVVYPIKYPQLFTGILSPWKGLLLYGPPGTGKTLLAKAVATECKTTFFNISASSIVSKWRGDSEKLVRVLFELARYHAPSTIFLDELESVMGQRGTSMGGEHEGSRRMKTELLVQMDGLAKSEDLVFVLAASNLPWELDHAMLRRLEKRILVSLPQSPARQAMISHWLPPLNSTGGVELRTELDYETLAKGMEGYSGSDIRLVCKEAAMRPVRKIFDALESHQDEDTDLPTIQLETVTTADFLEVLAHTKPSARNLMDRYTAWEREYESV